The sequence TCATCTTCCATATTCATATTCTGTCCGTATTTATTCTCTGGAGCGAGTACTATAAGTTTTCTTTTAAAATTTCGGAATAGTTTCATCTCTTTTCTATAAATAAAGAAGAGAAATTTATAAGTTATAAATGCACCAATTCCCATTGAGATGAGTGTAAATATAAGACTTCTCAATGCATCAGCGCTGGTTAAAGCTTGGAAAATATTTTGTGCGTCCATAATATTATTTTCTATTTATATACTTAATAAGTTAAGTATTAAACCTTTTTGTCTTAAAGATATCTCAGCTATAAATCACTGACGTTGGTGATATTTATCACTGACTGTGAGATATATAGTAAAAAATTTTCTTGTTTTTATCTGCATTTTTGCGAGTTTCACAGCACTCTATGAGAAAAATGAATAGATTAATAATAGTTTTATATTATACTCAGTAAAATAATTAACTTAAATAAGCAAAATAGTATTCTGAATTACATATGAGTATTGTTTACTTCTGAAAAATGTTTATAATAAACAGAATTTGGATAATTTTACTGTGTTCGTGTGTTCTAAATGTAATCGGTTAGCAGTTTATAATTGCTGTTTATTATGGCTTTATGAAAAATCCGCATCAACGAATTATTACTGCTATCACCTGGTGTCTTGCTTGGGGGGAACAGCGAGAACCGAAAAAAATGCTGTCGGAAGAAATGTTACAAGCTCTGAGGAATGGTGAAACTGTAACTGATGAGGTAGCAGAGATTGTTGAAGGGGTAAAACAACTTCAGGGAATTACTGAAGCTGATTTTCCTCAAACAACAAATGAATTATTAAGTAAATACGGTGATTTGTGGAAGCAAAACACTAAGATTGGTTTGGTTTATGGTGGTGCTACGAAAATCAAACAATACGTGTTTGAAGCTGCGAAACTTCCCTACATTCGTGGTGCTTCTGCAATTCTTGATAGGATTAATTTGGTTGATTTACCTGCTTTTTTTGGAGCGGAGAAGGATAAGGATTTTCTTCAGTTGAAAGATGAAGAAACTAAGAGATACTGTCAGCAGGTTCGAGAAGAATGGTTAAATAGAGAAGATAATTTTCCGGGACTATTTCAAGCTTTGATTCCGGAATTAATTATTTACTCTACTGGTGGTAGTATTTTAGCTTTTTGTCCTGCTGCTTTTGTTGATGATTTGGCGAATGCTATTGAAAAACGCTATACTCACGAGACTTTGACGGCTAATTCTTGTGCTGTTGGTGATACTTTTAAGCTGTTGGAATTCCGATTTGGATTGTTATCGGATTCGATTCATGAAACTTTTTGGTTGGATAAGTATTTGAAGAATCAAGATAATGCTGTGGTAAAAGCTTATTTTGACCAACCGGGAGTAGATTCACCCCAACAAAAATTTCGCGATCGCAAAAGTTTTAATGAGTTGGTGTTGAAGTTAGCGAATCAGTTTTCTCAAAGAAGAAACGGAAACGGAAATAGAAATAATATTTCGGGAAACCGTTCGAGTCGTTGTTATCCTCCGATGTTTGAAACTCATCCTTATTTACACCGGGATGACAGCGATAGTCACAATGCTATTGTCCGGGTTGAAAATGATGAGAATCAAAATAAAGGACTTCCGAATGAACCTTGGTTATCTGAGACTTTAGCTAGAAAGCTGTTGATGGGACAGATTACTAAACGAGAGTATAACAAGGGTGATTTACCGAAATGGTGGAATAAGCTGGGGTTGAATTGGGAACCGGGAAAAATTGAAGGTTGGGTGAAACGATTTGAAGATTATCGGTTTGATGTTCCGAGTAAATATTATCAAGGAATTGAAAATCCCGAACGAGTCGAGGAAGCTAGGTCTTTAAGAGAAATAGCATCTGCTAGTACTCCGTCGGGTTTTGTTGCTTATATTTATGCTGATGGTAATAATATGGGTGGTTATATTCGTCAGAAAATCAAATCTCCCGAAGATTATCAGCGTTTTAGTCAAGATATTTTTGAAGCTACGGAAAAATCAGTTTACGCTGCTATAGATAAGCATTTACGACCTCATTATTTTATCCCCGATGCAAAATCTAGTCGGGATAATAAGAGTCCGGTGTGGATTCATCCTTTTGAAATTATCACGATTGGTGGTGATGATGTGTTATTAGTTGTTCCTGCTGATAAGGGTTTGGAAATTGCTAAAACGATTGGGGAAGAGTTTGAAAATCGTTTAATAGATGAAAACAAGAGTCAGGGTGATTATTCGTTAGTACCAACAAAACCGATAGATAATTCAAAAGCACATCGCTATCATTCAAAGGATAGTTCGGAACAACCTCCGGTTTCTAAATGTAAATTGAGTATGTCAACGGGAGTTTTAATTACAGCTTGCGATACTCCGATTTATTATGCTGATAAACTGGTGAGTCAGTTGCTCAAATCTGCGAAGAAAACAGCAAAGGATTTAAAGAAAAACCATCAATACTATAGCGGTACCGTGGATTTCTTGGTGATGAAAGCGGTAACGATGATTTCTTCTAATATTAAGGAGTTTAGGGAACAGGGTTTAACTAAAGTTTCTCCCGATAAACCAAAATTAAAGCTGTATTCTTCACCTTATACATTGTATGAATTGGGTGGATTGCTTAAAACTGTTGGAGCTTTTAAAAATACTAATTTTCCCCGTTCGCAACTCTACCAAATTCGCAGTTTACTGGAAAGAGGTAAGCGTACAGCTATTCTTAACTATCGTTATTTTCGGGTTCGTCTTCAAGATGATAATGCTAAACAGCTATTAGAAGAACAATTTGAACAAACTTGGTGTGAAGCGAAAACTAATAACGGTAATATTGCACCTTGGATGTCTGTGGGAGATGAAAATGAGGATAAAAATGCAGATACAACAACTATTTATGAAACAATTTGGCGAGATATTGTAGACCTATATCCTTTTATTCCCGAAGAAAATAATACTGATAATTCACGGGATAATCAAGAATTTCAAAGGGAGGTTGGTTAATGGTTTATTTAGATAACCTTTCTTCTAAAGCTACAAAAACAATCTCGCTAACTGCTGTAATTGATACTGCTTTATGTGTCGGTGCTGGTGGTTCCACTGGTTCTTTAGCCGATAAACCCATCGTCCGAAATGCTCAAGGACAATTGTTGATACCGGGTTCTCAACTTAAGGGTCGATTACGTCACGAATGCGAAAAATTAGCACGAGGTTTGGGTTGGAAAATTTTTTTGGCACCTCTTCCTAAAACCCTTTCTCCGCAAGAGTCAGAGGTCGAGGATAAATTTAAAGATAAATATACAGTTCCAGGATATCGAGGATATCACTGTTTAGTATCTCAGATATTCGGCGACCCGATTTTACCTTCTCGGATTCTTGTAGATGATTTAATTTGTTCTATTCCTGCAACAGATTTAGCAGAAATATTGCGTCCGAGTGTCACAATTAACCGTCGTCGTCGTACTTCTGATGAGAAAAAATTATTCTTTCTCGAAACTTCTCCCGTTAACGCTCAATTAAAATTTGAAGGTGAAATTTATCTGCTTCCCCAGTCTCCCGAATACTCTGAAGCTTTGATTATGGCAGCTTTACAGCATATCAACGCTTTGGGTGGTAGTAAGTCTGCTGGGTTGGGGTGGTTAACCTGGGAAGTTTCTGTAAAAACATCCAATAAATCTAAAAATAATTTTGATTGGTCGCAATTATTACCAGAAAAGTGAAACATTTAGAATTGAAAATTACAGCTTTGTCACCTTTAGCGATAGGAGGACAAAAACCCGGTACTTCTGTAAGTGAAGTAGAAAAGTATATTCCCGGTACGGTTATCAGAGGTGCGATTGCTTCGCAAATTTTGCAGTTGTCGGGTGGAGATACGGGAGGACATTTTGAAGGATTATTTTTGGGTGAAAATCCGGCAATTTTTCACAATGGTTATCCAGCAATTGCAAAGGTAAGTAAGGATAAATCGGAAATCAAAAATCAATTCGCTAAGGTAGTACCTGCAACAGGGATAAGTTCCAAAACCAATCCTGGGTTTAAATCTAGTGGGAATGGAGTTTTTGACACCTTGATTGATTGGTTTTGTGCCGATGCTCGCAATTTACCATACGATCCCAGCGACCCAAATGCAACTAAATCGGGGGAAAATCCTCAAGTAGAAGCTTATCGCGGTTTTTACAGTTTTGATAATAAAAATTACTATAGTCATGACGTGAGCAGTCGCTTTTTAACCAGAGTTGGAATTAACCGTCGTCGTGCTACTAGTGAAGAGGAAATTCTTTACAGCATCGAGGTTTTGAACGAATCATTTCGTAAAGATATTGAAACTTCGGAATGGGATAATTTTGTTTACTGTAGTTTGATTACCGTTGAAAATAATTCTCTTGCAGATGCTTTGACAAGGTTTCTAAATAAAAGTTCGCAAAACTTTCGTGTTGGTGGTTCTGCTTCTCGTGGTTTAGGTAAGGTGAAATTTGCAGCTCGGGAAAGTAAGTTAGCGGATAAAAAAGTTAAAACACGGATTACAGAGTTTAATCAAGCTTTAGAAAATAGATGGAATTTATGGAGTCAGGGTTTTTTTGAAAGTAAATCAAACTTGTTAAAACGTACTTATTTCACTTTGAATCTACATTCCGATGCTATTTTAACTGAAAATTGGCAGCGTACTACTGTGGTTTCGGAAGAAATGCTAAAGCAATTTACAGGAGTTGATTCATCTTTAAAACTCCATGTTGCTTATAGCAGCTACGATTATGGTTCTGGTTGGAATTCCGCTTGGGGTTTAATGAAAGATGTAGAATTACTGACAAATAAAGGAGCAGTGTATCTTTTTAGCACCGAACATCCAGAAAAATGGTATAAGGCTTTAGAAAAATTAGAAATTAACGGAATCGGTGAACGCACTTGTGAAGGTTTTGGACGTGTAGAAATTTGCAACGAATTTCATCAAGTTTTTTGGGAGAATGCTGTATGAATGAAGATAATCAGACAAGAATTGCTTTAAAAATTGAAGGAAAAATTCGTCAAGCTGAAGATGATTTGGTTAAAGCTATTGTAGATGCTTTAAGAGATAGTGAATATCTGAAATCGGGTGATAAAAAGTTAGAAGAATCGCAGTTTAACAACTTACTTAGAGTTGCAGATACTAGCGAAAGTCCGGAAGTAATTAAAAATTTTATTTTCTATCAAGTTGGTAGGGATGAAAAATGGGGTAGAGGTAAAAAATCTTTAGCTGCAAAGATTGTTAACGATATTGATGGAAATTTACAAAACAAAGCTTCAGAAATAGCCAAAGAAGCTTTTACAGGAGAAGTTCCTAAAGAAGAAATCAAAAAAATCCAGATGCAGTTAATTAGACTTTATCTTGGTTATGGTTCTCGTTATTTAAAATATTTGAATACTGTCAACGACCCGAAAAATAAATCTACTGCAATTATTTAAAAGTTATGCAGTGAATTAAAAGTGAATGAATTATGAGTGAATTAATTATGTTTGATAAATTTAAAAATCGTCTTGAATTGACGGGAATTTTAACAACTGTAACTGCATTACGGATTAGTGCTGGTCGTTCCAGCGAACCCATCGGTTCAGATTTACCTGTAGTAAAAGATGCATTAAATCAACCGCTGATACCCGGTGCTAGTTTTAAAGGAGCAATGCGATCGCGATTAGAAAGTTTTCTCCGGGGGATTAATCAGAATTGGGCTGAAGACCCAGCAGAATTTACCAGTAAAGCCCGAAATGAAACTATTAAGGGACTTAAAGAAAAATACAAGGAAGATGATAAAGCTTTAACAAACGCAATTTTAAACCAAACCGATTTAGTTTCTCGTTTGTTTGGTTCTCCTTGGATAGCAAGTAAATTTCAAGTCAGAGATTTAACGGTAGTCAAAGATACTTGGTTTAATCAGTATCAAGAACGTGACGGAGTAGCAATCGAACGGGATACTGAAACCGCTGGGAGTGGAAAACTGTATGATTTTCAAGTCGTACCAGCAGGAACAGAATTTGATTTTAAAGCCGTAGTAGAAAATTCAGAATCTTGGGAAAGAGGTTTATTAATGATTGGTTTGCATCAATTTGAATCCGAGCAAATCACATTAGGAGGAGGAAGTTCTCGGGGTTTGGGTGTTGTGAGTTTGGAATTAAATAAAATGCAGTGGTTTGACAGTGAAGGTGATGCTAAAAAGCTTTTAGAATATATGGAAAATCAAGTTAATCAAACGATGGGTGATTATCAATATAGCACTCAAGAAGATATAGATATATTAAAACGTGAATGGAGCGAACATTTAATTAATCATTTGTATACCGAGTTGGATAAAGCTGTTGTTAAACAACCTAGTAATTAAAATTATATAGGTTCGTAGTTGCGCTACTCTGCGAGAAAGCTTCGCTTACAGCGCCAACAATATTTGGCGCTAAAGCGCAACTACGAACCAAAAAATTACTTTCAATTAATCAAAATCATGCACAAAAGATTTGTTAATCACTGCACTATTGAACTAAGTCTAATTCCCCAAGGAGCAATATTAATAAAATCCGGTCAGGAAGATATTAATCCTAGCAAACCCAAGATGGAATTTGTTCAAACATTTCACTCTGGAGGAAGTTCCATTTATCTTCCCGGTAGTTCACTTAAAGGTGCTATCCGTTCCCATGCTGAACGAATTGTGAGAACTGTAGGTAGTGATAAACGTCCTACTGATTCAGATAGCAATCAACTTTGGGCTAATGACCCTTTAAATGATAAATACGAATATTTAAAAGACCAAAACAATAAAGATTTACCAGCTACAGAAATCTACAAAAAATCATCCTTCACCGACCAGATATTTGGTAATACCTCAATTGCTAGTCGGATTCGTATCGAAGATGCTTATCCTCAAGATAAAACCAAATTAAAAATCGAACAGCGTCACGGTGTAGCGATTGATAGAGTATTCGGTTCCGTTGCTGTGGGACCATTTGATTATGAAGTTTGTACGAGTGGAGAATTCCACACCAAAATCCATTTAAAAAACTTCTCTTTAGCCCAATTAGGTTTAGTTGGTTTAGTATTACGAGACTTAAATG comes from Rivularia sp. PCC 7116 and encodes:
- the cas10 gene encoding type III-B CRISPR-associated protein Cas10/Cmr2; this translates as MKNPHQRIITAITWCLAWGEQREPKKMLSEEMLQALRNGETVTDEVAEIVEGVKQLQGITEADFPQTTNELLSKYGDLWKQNTKIGLVYGGATKIKQYVFEAAKLPYIRGASAILDRINLVDLPAFFGAEKDKDFLQLKDEETKRYCQQVREEWLNREDNFPGLFQALIPELIIYSTGGSILAFCPAAFVDDLANAIEKRYTHETLTANSCAVGDTFKLLEFRFGLLSDSIHETFWLDKYLKNQDNAVVKAYFDQPGVDSPQQKFRDRKSFNELVLKLANQFSQRRNGNGNRNNISGNRSSRCYPPMFETHPYLHRDDSDSHNAIVRVENDENQNKGLPNEPWLSETLARKLLMGQITKREYNKGDLPKWWNKLGLNWEPGKIEGWVKRFEDYRFDVPSKYYQGIENPERVEEARSLREIASASTPSGFVAYIYADGNNMGGYIRQKIKSPEDYQRFSQDIFEATEKSVYAAIDKHLRPHYFIPDAKSSRDNKSPVWIHPFEIITIGGDDVLLVVPADKGLEIAKTIGEEFENRLIDENKSQGDYSLVPTKPIDNSKAHRYHSKDSSEQPPVSKCKLSMSTGVLITACDTPIYYADKLVSQLLKSAKKTAKDLKKNHQYYSGTVDFLVMKAVTMISSNIKEFREQGLTKVSPDKPKLKLYSSPYTLYELGGLLKTVGAFKNTNFPRSQLYQIRSLLERGKRTAILNYRYFRVRLQDDNAKQLLEEQFEQTWCEAKTNNGNIAPWMSVGDENEDKNADTTTIYETIWRDIVDLYPFIPEENNTDNSRDNQEFQREVG
- a CDS encoding RAMP superfamily CRISPR-associated protein, with the protein product MVYLDNLSSKATKTISLTAVIDTALCVGAGGSTGSLADKPIVRNAQGQLLIPGSQLKGRLRHECEKLARGLGWKIFLAPLPKTLSPQESEVEDKFKDKYTVPGYRGYHCLVSQIFGDPILPSRILVDDLICSIPATDLAEILRPSVTINRRRRTSDEKKLFFLETSPVNAQLKFEGEIYLLPQSPEYSEALIMAALQHINALGGSKSAGLGWLTWEVSVKTSNKSKNNFDWSQLLPEK
- the csx10 gene encoding CRISPR-associated RAMP protein Csx10, with protein sequence MKHLELKITALSPLAIGGQKPGTSVSEVEKYIPGTVIRGAIASQILQLSGGDTGGHFEGLFLGENPAIFHNGYPAIAKVSKDKSEIKNQFAKVVPATGISSKTNPGFKSSGNGVFDTLIDWFCADARNLPYDPSDPNATKSGENPQVEAYRGFYSFDNKNYYSHDVSSRFLTRVGINRRRATSEEEILYSIEVLNESFRKDIETSEWDNFVYCSLITVENNSLADALTRFLNKSSQNFRVGGSASRGLGKVKFAARESKLADKKVKTRITEFNQALENRWNLWSQGFFESKSNLLKRTYFTLNLHSDAILTENWQRTTVVSEEMLKQFTGVDSSLKLHVAYSSYDYGSGWNSAWGLMKDVELLTNKGAVYLFSTEHPEKWYKALEKLEINGIGERTCEGFGRVEICNEFHQVFWENAV
- the csx7 gene encoding CRISPR-associated RAMP protein Csx7, whose protein sequence is MFDKFKNRLELTGILTTVTALRISAGRSSEPIGSDLPVVKDALNQPLIPGASFKGAMRSRLESFLRGINQNWAEDPAEFTSKARNETIKGLKEKYKEDDKALTNAILNQTDLVSRLFGSPWIASKFQVRDLTVVKDTWFNQYQERDGVAIERDTETAGSGKLYDFQVVPAGTEFDFKAVVENSESWERGLLMIGLHQFESEQITLGGGSSRGLGVVSLELNKMQWFDSEGDAKKLLEYMENQVNQTMGDYQYSTQEDIDILKREWSEHLINHLYTELDKAVVKQPSN
- a CDS encoding RAMP superfamily CRISPR-associated protein codes for the protein MHKRFVNHCTIELSLIPQGAILIKSGQEDINPSKPKMEFVQTFHSGGSSIYLPGSSLKGAIRSHAERIVRTVGSDKRPTDSDSNQLWANDPLNDKYEYLKDQNNKDLPATEIYKKSSFTDQIFGNTSIASRIRIEDAYPQDKTKLKIEQRHGVAIDRVFGSVAVGPFDYEVCTSGEFHTKIHLKNFSLAQLGLVGLVLRDLNEGWFAIGFAKSRGLGNVKINYHKAVVQYPGCKLEDNQIKAFGKQQTWSNTALLGAGEFLQGENENPYNFPFPDIQNTSIEAEKMELNFGTQLIWNNEGEKTVSNLFELAVNEWSKLLTEGAAA